The sequence ttaattttttctttaattttataaaaaaaaaaatagaatttaaaatCGAAAATCTTTTTGCACATGCACTGTGTCCGTCCAGGCTGACGTGCCAGTGTCATGTGGCACTACTACGTCGGCTTGGTCAATGTAGCACTCTGCATGGTCAGTCAAGGATATTGAAGAAAGTACCGAACATAAGAACATGGGAAGATAAGAAAGAACCTACCGGGTTATCAGTATCTGCCAACAGCAAATGCATCCAACAAAAGTTCCATAAAAGTGAGGTTTAAATTGAAAGAGGCCATGATTCCCGGCCAATTCCATTATTATCGTTTGGACCAGTtactaaaatagaaaaatttataggatctgaaatatattttggtgtgaaatattcttttatctttgCTATATTTGCATCTTCCTGCGCTTATCTGACCAGAAAAAATGGAATTACATTTCTTGAGATGTTTGATTATATGATGAATTGTAAGAAGATCGGTAAGTATGATGTAATGCGTTATTATTATTAGGTAATGGTATACAATCTTGTTCTAATCACATGATGACATGTCATTAAagttacaacttttccaaacttacacgaaaaatacaaaaaataattaaactttttcaaatctcaaaaaaaaaatattaaaaaattatattctaataatgttttaactttataatattttttttaattttttctctcattttttaaaactccataaaatattttaactcaaacaattctattactattaacaaattatctcactaactactattcacagatttcttaTCATATCTCATATATGTAACCAAACAATATCTAAATCTGAACGAGGACTTCGGTTTTAGTGATAGCTCTCTATTGTGAAATAATATGCAAAGCGCAACGAaggcaaataaagtaaaagcaacacaatcaagaacatgacacacaatatacgtggttcggcaaattgtctacgtccacagagctacaaaaatcttattaaccagaggagattacaatcactcaatctcaactcgtACTCTTTAAGACTTTttactctctcacacaatacgcactcactagacaattgttctctctcaaaatatgcttaaggccgtccaacacaagtctaatatgacatatatatagtgagtggtcctggaaaccctaatctgaCAAAAATTGCGTACTTCGTTCAAGCAGAGTGTCAAGTAAatactagggtttgtgtctagctcgagcggagtgtcgagcgagactcaagcgaactctctctgacttgcctttactcgagcggtctgtcgagcgaaccttggctcgagccaacagTCGAGCCAACTTCaacaaacactttttcagctccaaaaccagtctccacatatacccctCTCGTGGGCAGCTCAACTTCCTGTCAAAAGCTAGGTGTAATTTATTCTCATGCCAGTGGGTTCTACTAATATTAGGACAGTCAACTTGGTTTTGCGATAGTCAAGCCAAACAACTTGGCCAGCCCGGCCATGATCTCTTTTTTCGTGATTCTTTCATGCGTGCATGCAACAACtacttaatttgtatatatctaATCCAATACACGTACAGGAAACGTCTTGCATGTCAAGATAATTTCGAATATATTGTCTCACCATAGTGTACACTTCAATCATATATGTTCTTTAACCATAGATCAATAAATTAGCCTATAAAACCCCCATGCATGCGGGAGTACTCCTTCGAAAACCAAGCCAGAAAAGTCTATAAACCTATTTGCGGCCTTTGCCACTCAGCTCCCTGTTCTAATAACATGACTCGTCTTGTGGCTAAGCAAGGGCCCCTAACTGCAGATCAGGTACGgggtattattaaaaaatacgaTGCTAACAACGACGGGGGTCTAAACAAGGAAGAGCTAAAGGATGCCTTCCGAGCCCTCGGTGCTCGTCTGCCCGGCTGGAGAGCTCGTCGTGCAATCCACCATGCTGATGCTAACGGAGATGGATTAATCGGGGAGGAGGAGCTTGGCGCCCTTCTGCAATATGCTTCGAAACATGGATATAACATATAGTGATCTTCTCCTATaccttataatatatatatatatatatatatatatatatatggtgtgtCAGGTAACATGTTAGTATATAAAAGTAGTAGCTAGCTAAGTTTCAGCTTCACATAATGTAAGAACCAAGCGGCGGCCGGCTCCTTGCGTACTGCAAGGTTCAGTGCTTGTATGTGTTTTGGTTCAGTACTGcttgtatatgtatatattttatatgatgaaGTAGTGCTTCTTTGTGTTAGCTTGTTATTTTCCTTCTATATAGTGTTTTCGTCAGCTTGTAACCAATGGGAAGATTACTATAAGTTTAACCAATTCCAAGCAATTTTCCTTATGAATTTTAAACTTGCTACAATTGGATCCTTTTGGGGATCGACTCGTCTCTAATTAATACTTCTTGTCTATAATGCTTTTGGTGGATTTGCTAAAAAATAGGTGGAGTGGGAAAGTAAGATGATTATTTAACAAAGTAGAAACGTGGTAAGCAGCTAGGGCTCTTGAGTAGAGCACTCAAACTCGGATTGTTGCACTCGAGAAGCCAAACTAaactgcaaatatatatatatatatgagaattatCTTTAGATTGCTGACGTAAATTGGGATATTATTTATGATCAACCTTGCAATTACAAGGTTGAGAGTGGATctcaatttacaaaaaataaccaTAACATACAATTTGAGAAGGGTAATAAGTTATAACCATCTGCCTACAACCTGACGAATTCAGCCTTAATCTAATTCTAACCACAACAAGGGTCGAATTGTAGGTAGCTAATATACAGGTTTTTACATCTCCTAGAGTTCTTGTCTAAAGTACTCTAGGACTTAGAGTAGGAGATAAAAGATAGAAGATAGACATACAAAGTGGAtctaatcacaatatttattaagtacTTAATGCTGCCAACAAAATTTACTCGGGAAGCTTTAAATGGTATGGGACTCATTATATGTGTCTATCTCTCTTGTTCTCAATCTAGATCTTGGTGTATGCAGATCATGCACagtccttttgaaaaaagtggaacAAAATTTCAGACTCATGGTCAACTAGTTTTTGGTGGAATATTGTCAGTTCAACATTAACCTGGATTATACTTCagataatgctatatatatatatatatatatatgtatatatcttaCTAGGATCATTCGAGTTTTTATGTAAACAATTAAGAGTAATTAAAAGGAATTGAAAGATTcgtttctttgtttcttttctaattGTTTTGATGACTACGTACATGGCCCACAAATTTGGATAAGGATCCTCCCTACTTCACATGATATCGGAATGTACGGCACAACTGTCGGTCCTGGCCGCCGGTGGACAGCACCAAAAGCCACTTGAAATGTTATATAATCTTTCTTAAAAAGACAACGACAAACATATATACCTTATGTTTAGTACAAACTTAATTGATGTTATCTATAACATTTCAAGTGAAATGGAGATCATGATATTCTTTATCCAACCTGCTGCTTTCAGATTTTCTTGCCAATTGCAGATCATTACCATATTTTGATGACCATGAAACTATTATAGGGTGGATCAAATATGAGGGCATCAGTTTGTTCAACCAATAAAACCTTTataataacttttataaattttgaagtATGATTCAACTCAAATATATTCATGAGCTACCCAAATTATATTGTACAAGTTTAACCTTTCATATACTTAATATCTATTGAATCCCAACTTAGCACAATATCTATTGTTCATGATCTCTACATGAGTACTGTTGGCACAATAAGTGAATTACTTTTGCCATATTTCATGTGTTAATTCTATTCTCATAATTTGTACCGCACGCTCTAAAATTTGTTCTCCTATTGACAGGTTCTACTAGTAATAGGACATTAGTCGACAATATTATTGGGTTCTGCGAGGGTCAAACCGAACAACTTGTTGAGTATTGTGGAGTCTGGTCCACACCGCTCGAGCAGAGCCTCTAGCCGCTCGAGCGTAGACGAGTTCACTTAAGACAGCTTGACAGACTGCATGAGCAAAcgcaagtcagagagttcgctcaataCCGCTCGACACaccgctcgagcggagggaagtcagagagtgCACTTGAAGAGCTgctcgacacatggctcgagcGATTGtgggaaacaggttcgctcgatgcgggCTCAACACGCCGCTCAAGCGAACATGACTATTTCTAAATTCCTTAGGGTTTCCAccgcataacatatatatatgttttttgttttgacttGTGATCatcagagtgaacagtagccatCCCACACATATTGTATTCTGATTCCTTAAGaaataaaatcctctgcagctctcgtggatgtaggcaatttgccgaactacgtaaatactgtgtcgtgtgtgattgcttattTTTCTCGtgtttgcttttactttattgtcatcgtttttcacaacaattggtatcaaaagCCAGGGTTCATGTCTGAGGAAAAACGATGGCTAGAAAGGAAGTGAAGGTATCGGGGATCGAGAGGTTTGATGGCACGAATTATGGGtattggaggatgcagatagaggattacctctatgggaagaaacttcatcttccattatTAGGGAAGAAGCCGGATAGCATGTCAGTTGCTGATTGGACCCTGTTGGATCGATAGGTTCTGGGGATTATTTGGTTAACCCTGTCGAGATTCGTTGCCCACAACatcatcaaggagaagacgactacggatctcatagcggctttgtcaggtatgtatgaaaagccatcagcaaataacaaggtacatctaatgaaaaagttatttaatttgaagatagCAGATGATACGTCTGTtgcacaacatctgaatgattttaatactatcacaaatcaattgtcgtctgttgaaattgaatttgatgatgagatacgtgcATTGATACTATTAGCATtactgccaaatagttgggaagccatgagaatggCTGTCAGTAATTCTATCGGTAAGTCAaaattgaaatatgatgatattcgtgatttgattttggctgaaGAGGTGCACAGGAGAGATTCAGGCGATACCTCAGGTTCGAGTTCAGCACTGAATGTTGACTCTAAGGGAGAGCACAAGAcaggaactcaaacagaggcaaatcaaaatcaaagaataggggcaagagcaagtcaaggCCTGGTCAGCAGGCAACTTGctggaattgtggcaaagctggccacattaagaaaaattgcagaaatcccaagaagaccgagaatgatagtgctaatgtggtaactgaagTAGTATAGGATGCACTATTGCTTGCAGTTCATAGTCCGGTTGATGATTAGATACTTGATTCAACgacttccttccatacatcttcccaCCGGGAGATAATGCAGAACTATGTTGCAGGTGATTTTGGGAAGGTGTATTTGGTTGATGGAGAGGCTTTGAATGTAGTAGGGATGAGAGACATTGACATTGCactccctaacaagaacaaatggaccttgcagaaggtcagacacattcctgagttgaagaagaatctcaTTTCTGTTGGGCAGCTTGATGATTGTGGTCATTCAGTGGTGTTCTCATATAGCACCTGGAAGGTTACCAAAGGGGCATTGGTACTAGCTCGAggtaagaaaactggtacacTCTATATGACTACTAGTTTGAATAACACTATTGCTACTACCATTGCAGAGAGCATAGCAGATTTGTGGCATtgtaggcttggccatatgagttagaagggcatgaaagaacttctatctagaggcaagctaccagaactgaagtcagttgatctcagtatgtgtgagagttgcATTATGGGGAAATAGAAGAATGttagtttcttgaagagtggcaGAACATTGAAGTCAGGGAGACTAGATCTTATGCacactgatgtgtggggaccttccccagtggcatctcttggaggttctcgTTATTATGTTACATTTATTGATGACCACAACAGGAAGgtatgggtctattttttgaagaataaatctgatgtatttaatgtgttcaaattTGGAAGGCCATGGTCGAGACAGAAACAGACTTGAAACTAAAATGTATGaggtctgataatggtggtgaataTATTGATGGTGGGCTCAAAGAGTGTTGTGCAACTCagggtatcagaatggagaagactattcctgggacaccacagcaaaatggagttgctAAACACATGAATAGAACCATAAATGAGtgtgctagaagcatgaggctgcaTGCTGGGCTACCACCTACTTTCTGGGTAGATACAGTTAGCACTACAATATACTTGATAAACAGAGGGCCATCAGTTCCACTGGATTATGGATTGCCTGAGGAGGCTTGGAGCgggaaagaggtcaaattttctcatcttaaaactTTTGGCTATCTTTCTTGtgttcttattgattctgatgctcgtAGTAAACTTGAGGCTAAGTCAAgtaaatgttatttcattggctatggagacgaAGCATTTAGCTATCGTTTCTGGGATGATCAAGGTTGGAAGATTATAAGAAGTAAGAATGTGattttcaatgagaagattgtgtACAAGGACAAGTCTAGTACAGTTGCTGAAGCAGCTCCTCAGGAGTCTGAGTTTATGAGTTTGGATGATCTACCAGAGGCCACAGTGCAGTATAGAGGAATGAGTGACAGGGAGAGTGGGTCTAGCACACCCACTCCTATTATTCTGCAGTCAGATCCAGAGCCGTCCACTCCTATAGCTGTAGTTCACAGATTAGTTAGGACTATATGTCCTCCACAGCGTTTCTCACctactttgaattatattctattgacagatggtggagaaccGCAGAGTTACCAAGAAATCTTGCAAGATAaaaattctagcaagtgggagctggccatgaaggatgagatggattccttgttagggaatcagacatgggagttgacagaacttccatcagggaagaagacattacacaacaagtgggtgtaccgggtgaaaactgagcatgatggcagtaagaggtacaaggccagacttgttgtaaaagacTTCTAGCAGAAACAGGGCATTGATTACTCTGAGATCTTCTCACACATGGTAAAAATCACAACCATCAGGTTAATGTTGGCTATGGTTGCTactgaagatctatttcttgagcagttagatgtgaagacagTTTTTCTTCATAGAGATCTTCaagaagacatctacatgcaccaaCCTGAGGAGTTTATGGTACAGGGAAAGGAAGGTTCAGTTTGTAGAGtgaagaagagcttgtatggcctAAAGCAAGCTCATAGacagtggtacaagaaatttgacagCTTCATGTGCAATGCAGGGTATATCAGATGTCAAGCAGATCACTGCTGCTATGTCAGGCAGTTTGACAATTCCtacattattttgttgctatatgtagatgacatgcttattgcaggggctagtattgatgagatcaataatctgaagaagcagatgtcagagcactttgcaatgaaggatttgggagctgcaaagcaaattcttggcatgagaattgtcaGAGATAGAGTCAGATGCACATTGAGACTCTCacaggctgagtatgtgaaaaaggtactTAGCAGGTTCAATATGGATAAGGCCAAGTCAGTTGGCACACCCTTGGATAGTCACTTTAGACTCAACAAGGATCAGgcaccaaagtcagaagaggaaTAAGACTAcatgagtaaggttccttatgcctcagctattggttcacttatgtatgctatggtctgcactagaccagatattgctcatgcagtgggagttgtgagtagatacatgagtaacccTGGAAAATAACATTGGGAAGCAGTAAAGTGGATTTTGAGGAACCTTAAAGGCTCCTCagaaacgtgcttgtgtttctcaaCACAGAGGGGTTAGATGTGCAGggctatgttgatgctgatttagcCAGAGATACTGATAGCAGAAAAAGTACCACAgggtttgtttacactctgggtggtactgcagtttcatggggttccaatttacagaagacagtttctttgtctactacagaagctTAGTATATTGCAGTTTCAAAAGCTGCAAAAGAGATGGTTTGCTTAcagggcttcttggaggaattgggtaaaaagaatcagaagggcactctctacagtgacggtcagagtgccatattccttACCAAGAACCCAGCGTTTCATTCCAAGACTAAGCACATTCAGATCAAGTATCACTTTATACGATCATTGTTAGATGACAGACAATtgttacttgagaaaatttgtggaagtaagaaccctgttgatatgttgacaaagggtgttacacttgagaaattAAAGTTGTGCAcaacttcagttggtcttctagCATGAAGACAGAGGCagtgagttgcagaggtggaggatatcatgtttgaggcagaGAGCGATATTGTGagtgtaccagtctccaagtgggagaattgttgagtattgtAGAGTCTGGTCCACACTGCTCGAGCAAAGTctctagccgctcgagcgaagacaagtcagagagttcggtCAAAACAGCTCGACAAACCACTCGAGCAAATGCAAGTcaaagagttcgctcgacactacTCGACACACCGCTCGAGcagagggaagtcagagagttcgcttgaagagccgctcgacacatagctcgagcgattgcgggaaacaggttcgctcgatacgggctcgacacgccgctcgagcaaACATGACTATTTCTGAATTCCTTAGGGTTTCTGccacataacatatatatatgttttttgttttgacttGTGATCattagagtgaatagtagccaTCCCACACAtcttgtattgtgattcctcaagaaataaaatcatctgcaACTCTCGTGgatgtaggcaatttgccgaaccacgtaaatactgtgtcgtgtgtgattgcttattttttccgtgtttgcttttattttattgtcatcgtttttcacaacacaACTTGGTCCCCCGGGCGCCCCTAG comes from Juglans microcarpa x Juglans regia isolate MS1-56 chromosome 8S, Jm3101_v1.0, whole genome shotgun sequence and encodes:
- the LOC121244571 gene encoding calmodulin-like protein 5, encoding MREYSFENQARKVYKPICGLCHSAPCSNNMTRLVAKQGPLTADQVRGIIKKYDANNDGGLNKEELKDAFRALGARLPGWRARRAIHHADANGDGLIGEEEPLRALHHAGANGDGLIGEEELDSVMQYAMKKGYDGNMLYKN